A window from Chlamydiota bacterium encodes these proteins:
- the mutY gene encoding A/G-specific adenine glycosylase: MEKKSFTHTLQIQKKLLAWYHQYKRDLPWRQTKDPYAIWVSEMMLQQTQVKTVIPYYERWIRKFPNVKKLAQAPLDQVLKHWEGLGYYSRARNLHKGAQWIVEKYGGRIPQTSKELIELPGIGLYTANAIASIAFDKDVPVVDGNVKRVLSRIFLLSNDPGKIYKEAERLLVKGEANSFNQAMMELGATVCMPQNPVCLLCPIQSDCKAFQQGLQGKYPIAEKRIVQKNIKTFGGLIWKKGKLLIRQRPLKGLLGGLWEFPTYVTKNGEGTTAYFEHLKKEVQLQIKIGKKIGDFKHIYTHLIEWLEIYDYEWVEGQIPRTLKKTWVWVSPEKLKDFPFSGICAKVREKVQNKD, encoded by the coding sequence ATGGAAAAAAAATCCTTTACCCATACCCTTCAAATCCAAAAAAAACTCTTGGCTTGGTATCACCAATATAAAAGAGATCTTCCCTGGCGACAAACCAAAGACCCCTATGCGATCTGGGTTTCTGAGATGATGCTTCAGCAAACCCAGGTTAAAACAGTGATTCCTTATTATGAGAGATGGATCAGGAAATTTCCCAATGTTAAAAAACTGGCCCAAGCTCCTCTTGATCAAGTTTTGAAACACTGGGAAGGGCTCGGCTACTACTCAAGAGCTCGAAATCTTCATAAAGGGGCCCAATGGATCGTTGAAAAATATGGTGGAAGAATTCCTCAAACCTCCAAAGAATTGATCGAGCTTCCAGGGATCGGGCTCTATACAGCCAATGCCATTGCGAGCATTGCCTTTGATAAAGATGTGCCGGTCGTCGATGGAAATGTTAAGCGTGTTCTTTCCCGTATTTTCTTACTGTCCAATGATCCAGGAAAAATCTATAAAGAGGCTGAGCGACTCCTCGTAAAAGGCGAGGCCAATTCCTTTAACCAAGCCATGATGGAATTGGGAGCCACCGTTTGTATGCCACAAAATCCTGTTTGTCTTTTATGTCCTATTCAATCTGACTGTAAGGCCTTTCAACAAGGTCTCCAAGGAAAATATCCTATTGCGGAAAAAAGAATCGTTCAAAAAAATATTAAAACGTTTGGGGGCCTCATTTGGAAAAAAGGAAAACTTCTCATCCGGCAACGACCCCTCAAAGGTCTTTTGGGAGGACTCTGGGAATTTCCAACCTATGTCACAAAGAATGGTGAGGGAACGACCGCTTATTTTGAGCACCTAAAAAAGGAAGTACAGCTTCAAATTAAAATAGGTAAAAAAATCGGCGATTTTAAACACATCTACACCCATCTTATCGAATGGCTCGAAATCTATGACTATGAATGGGTAGAAGGGCAAATTCCTCGCACCCTCAAAAAAACTTGGGTGTGGGTAAGTCCTGAAAAGCTTAAGGATTTTCCTTTCTCAGGAATTTGCGCAAAGGTGAGAGAAAAGGTTCAGAATAAAGACTGA
- a CDS encoding CopG family transcriptional regulator — MKKRSFLRKFKNDAEMDLALESEDLSEDFCQRGIVKKMQMKKINLDLPLREIEQIDRIADRIGVARQPLIKLWIYERLKEEAV, encoded by the coding sequence ATGAAGAAAAGGTCTTTTTTGAGAAAATTCAAGAATGATGCAGAAATGGATTTGGCCTTAGAATCTGAAGATCTATCAGAAGATTTTTGTCAACGAGGCATTGTTAAAAAGATGCAAATGAAAAAGATTAATCTTGATTTACCGCTCAGAGAGATTGAACAAATTGATCGAATTGCTGATAGAATTGGAGTTGCTCGTCAGCCTCTGATCAAACTTTGGATCTATGAGCGCTTGAAAGAGGAGGCTGTATAA
- a CDS encoding acyltransferase → MTASSFKIQKGHSGSALRQYQDLVVGSRSLWFLFKFELITLLFGGISGALGLLLRKWTYPWILGKVGKGVVFGHHITLRHPQKIEIGEGSIIDDYVLLDAKGIQNKGIQIGENVFIGRQCIIYCKDGNIVLENRVNLGHRTILFSSNQLCLGQGALLAADCYCMSGGSYDYESPVKFVDQEGTLTHGPLSIGANVWLGAKVVVLDGASIGSGSVIGAGSVVTQSIPEKSVAVGVPAKVVKSL, encoded by the coding sequence ATGACCGCATCTAGTTTCAAAATTCAAAAAGGCCATTCTGGATCGGCGCTTCGCCAGTATCAGGATTTAGTGGTAGGGAGCCGGAGCCTCTGGTTTTTATTCAAGTTTGAACTCATCACCCTTTTATTTGGCGGAATTTCTGGGGCTTTGGGACTTCTTCTTCGAAAGTGGACTTATCCCTGGATTCTTGGGAAAGTTGGTAAAGGCGTTGTTTTTGGCCATCACATAACCCTTCGTCATCCTCAAAAAATAGAAATTGGAGAAGGTTCTATCATTGATGATTATGTCCTGTTGGATGCCAAGGGAATCCAAAATAAAGGTATTCAAATAGGAGAGAATGTTTTCATCGGACGCCAATGTATTATTTATTGCAAGGATGGAAATATCGTTTTAGAAAATCGGGTGAATCTCGGGCATCGTACCATTCTCTTCTCGTCCAACCAACTTTGTTTAGGACAGGGGGCTCTCTTGGCCGCTGATTGCTATTGTATGAGCGGGGGGAGCTATGACTACGAAAGCCCCGTCAAATTTGTGGATCAAGAAGGGACCCTCACTCATGGACCTTTATCGATTGGAGCGAATGTTTGGTTAGGGGCAAAGGTTGTTGTCCTGGACGGTGCTTCAATTGGATCAGGGAGCGTCATCGGGGCAGGATCGGTGGTGACTCAATCCATCCCAGAAAAATCCGTTGCGGTTGGGGTACCAGCAAAGGTGGTAAAAAGCCTGTAA
- a CDS encoding antitoxin — MKPYSLDTEELEILDAIEKGEWKLARPNKSELARYMQIAKNTLRKDQRMNIRISKADLNRIKVKAVERGIPYQTLVASILHQYVSGTLIAA; from the coding sequence ATGAAACCGTATTCATTAGACACAGAGGAGTTGGAAATTCTCGACGCAATCGAAAAGGGAGAATGGAAGTTGGCTAGACCCAACAAATCAGAATTAGCTCGTTATATGCAAATAGCCAAGAATACCCTTCGCAAGGATCAGCGAATGAATATCAGAATTTCAAAAGCTGATTTAAACAGAATCAAGGTCAAAGCTGTTGAAAGGGGCATTCCTTATCAAACATTGGTTGCAAGTATTCTCCATCAATACGTGTCGGGTACCCTCATTGCTGCTTAA
- a CDS encoding BrnT family toxin codes for MEILFKWDPEKNLKLIKERGISFEAIVSHIEQGDVIATVQGKGKYSHQKQFVVSVNQYIYIVPFVEEKGALFLKTIFPSRKLTKQYLFGGD; via the coding sequence ATGGAAATACTTTTCAAGTGGGACCCAGAGAAAAATTTGAAGCTCATTAAAGAGAGGGGAATATCTTTTGAGGCTATCGTATCACATATTGAGCAGGGAGATGTAATAGCTACAGTGCAAGGGAAGGGCAAGTATAGTCATCAGAAACAGTTCGTTGTTTCGGTCAACCAATATATCTATATTGTCCCTTTTGTGGAAGAGAAGGGCGCTCTTTTTCTTAAAACTATTTTTCCAAGTCGTAAACTGACAAAACAATATTTGTTCGGAGGTGATTAG
- a CDS encoding type II toxin-antitoxin system MqsA family antitoxin encodes MNECSVCHGKTDLKEITYTQWYRNRLIAVENVPASICENCGEEYFSPEVVDKLQKVIEADHASKTLKVPVFRFAS; translated from the coding sequence ATGAACGAGTGTTCTGTTTGTCACGGCAAGACGGATCTCAAGGAGATCACCTATACTCAATGGTATCGGAATCGATTGATTGCTGTTGAGAATGTGCCGGCATCTATTTGTGAAAACTGTGGTGAGGAATATTTCTCGCCTGAAGTTGTTGACAAATTGCAAAAGGTTATCGAAGCGGATCATGCTTCTAAAACACTGAAAGTACCTGTCTTTCGTTTTGCATCATGA
- a CDS encoding DUF4258 domain-containing protein, whose protein sequence is MMDIGKIRRAFSEYKFRYTKHAAEQRIARRVSGEEIEESILGGEIIEQYPTDKYGPSCLICGQAKSGRVLHIQIALLPMISVVTVYEPNPKEWIDHKIRRRQR, encoded by the coding sequence ATGATGGATATAGGGAAAATTCGTAGGGCATTCAGTGAGTATAAATTTCGTTATACAAAACATGCTGCAGAGCAAAGAATTGCGAGAAGAGTAAGTGGTGAAGAGATTGAAGAGTCCATTCTTGGAGGAGAAATTATTGAACAATATCCGACAGATAAATATGGCCCCAGTTGCCTTATCTGTGGACAAGCAAAGAGTGGAAGGGTTTTACATATTCAGATAGCCCTTTTGCCAATGATCAGTGTTGTAACTGTTTATGAGCCTAACCCAAAGGAGTGGATCGATCATAAAATTAGGAGGAGGCAAAGATGA
- a CDS encoding toxin-antitoxin system HicB family antitoxin, translating to MSNISLRLPNSLHRFVRSLAGREHVSINQMITLALAEKISALTTEEYLGKRANKGNRKTFLKALSKVSNIEPASYDRI from the coding sequence ATGAGTAACATTAGCCTCAGACTACCAAATTCTTTACATCGATTTGTCCGTTCTCTTGCCGGAAGAGAACACGTGTCGATTAATCAAATGATTACGCTTGCCCTGGCCGAAAAAATCTCAGCGCTTACGACAGAAGAGTATTTGGGAAAACGGGCAAATAAAGGAAATAGAAAAACTTTTTTAAAGGCCTTAAGCAAGGTATCCAATATAGAACCAGCATCGTATGACCGCATCTAA
- the asnB gene encoding asparagine synthase (glutamine-hydrolyzing) codes for MCGIAGFNWKDAPLVQAMGREIAHRGPDQQGFHVEEEISLAHQRLSILDLSEHGRQPMSNASCAKCARPLWVVFNGEIYNFKEVKHDLEAKGHIFTSQCDTEVILHAYGEYGKEALHLFNGMFAFAIWDSTQHELFLVRDRLGVKPLYYYHQNRKFVFASEIKAMLKYSGISRDPNPQAIYDYLGYEFVPARETMFRDIHKLAPSHWLLFKNGQIQIERYWDIKFDSKRHRRGANRQKLQNEIIDRLSESVRKRLISDVPLGVFLSGGLDSSSVVALMTRHMKEPVKTFSLGYEDPSFSELDYARQVSKQFKTDHTEMMIEPITIPLFEKAVWHLDEPMTDLSTIPFMLICKKAKEKVTVCLSGEGGDEVFVGYDRFKASKFDQLFQRIPNVLRQHLLSPLIEKLPDQSQKKGLFNVIRRFMDGSSLPEAGHHMRWQYFLNPKNSSLLFSDEVLQYAHGGPFEKIEKILSHSSSKDRLDQEMYIDLRFTMPESVLMKVDKMSMASALEVRVPFLDYEFIEFSATIPSEWKLEGFRTKAIFRDSLRGILPENIVERGKQGYSFPIKNWLRQELKNYMIELLNESPLIKQYLKRDYINLLIQQHVARTHNHNHILWALMNLALWHKIFVLGQGVPRGSV; via the coding sequence ATGTGTGGAATCGCAGGTTTTAATTGGAAGGATGCTCCATTAGTACAAGCCATGGGTCGAGAGATCGCCCATCGAGGGCCTGACCAGCAGGGCTTTCATGTCGAAGAGGAAATTTCTTTGGCCCACCAGCGTTTGAGCATTCTCGATCTAAGTGAGCATGGTCGCCAGCCCATGTCCAATGCCTCTTGTGCCAAATGTGCACGCCCCCTTTGGGTTGTTTTTAATGGAGAAATCTATAATTTTAAGGAAGTAAAACATGACCTTGAAGCAAAAGGTCATATCTTCACAAGCCAATGTGATACCGAAGTGATTCTCCATGCTTACGGCGAATATGGGAAGGAGGCCCTCCACCTTTTTAATGGCATGTTCGCTTTTGCCATTTGGGATTCTACCCAGCATGAACTTTTTTTAGTCAGAGATCGATTAGGTGTAAAGCCCCTCTATTATTATCATCAGAATCGAAAATTTGTTTTTGCCTCAGAAATCAAGGCGATGTTGAAGTATTCAGGTATTTCTCGTGATCCAAATCCACAAGCGATTTATGACTATTTGGGCTATGAATTTGTTCCGGCGAGAGAGACAATGTTTCGCGATATTCATAAACTCGCCCCCAGCCATTGGCTCCTCTTCAAAAATGGGCAAATTCAAATCGAACGTTATTGGGATATCAAGTTTGATTCTAAGCGCCATCGAAGGGGAGCTAATCGTCAAAAGCTCCAAAATGAAATCATTGACCGCTTAAGCGAATCCGTTCGCAAAAGACTCATCAGTGATGTTCCCCTCGGAGTTTTTCTTTCTGGAGGTTTAGATTCTAGCTCTGTCGTAGCCCTCATGACGCGTCACATGAAAGAGCCGGTGAAAACTTTTTCTTTGGGGTATGAGGATCCTTCGTTCAGTGAGCTTGATTACGCTAGACAAGTCTCAAAACAATTTAAGACGGATCACACAGAAATGATGATTGAACCCATCACCATCCCTCTTTTTGAAAAAGCAGTTTGGCATTTGGATGAACCGATGACTGATTTATCGACCATTCCTTTTATGTTGATTTGTAAAAAGGCGAAGGAAAAAGTGACGGTTTGCTTGAGTGGGGAGGGCGGGGATGAGGTTTTTGTGGGATACGATCGATTTAAGGCGAGTAAATTTGATCAACTTTTTCAGAGAATACCTAATGTACTTCGTCAGCATCTTTTAAGTCCTTTGATTGAAAAATTACCCGATCAATCTCAAAAGAAAGGCCTTTTTAATGTGATCAGGCGGTTTATGGACGGTTCCAGTCTTCCCGAAGCTGGCCATCACATGCGCTGGCAGTATTTTTTAAATCCTAAAAATAGTTCTCTTCTTTTTTCGGATGAGGTTTTGCAATACGCCCATGGAGGCCCCTTTGAAAAAATTGAAAAAATACTTTCACACTCTTCTTCAAAAGACAGGTTAGATCAAGAAATGTATATTGACCTTCGATTTACCATGCCAGAAAGTGTCTTGATGAAGGTCGATAAAATGAGTATGGCGAGTGCCTTAGAAGTCCGTGTTCCTTTTTTGGATTATGAATTTATTGAATTTAGCGCCACGATTCCAAGTGAATGGAAGCTAGAAGGTTTTAGGACGAAGGCCATTTTTAGGGATTCTCTTCGAGGCATTCTCCCTGAAAATATTGTTGAGCGAGGAAAACAAGGCTACAGCTTTCCCATTAAAAACTGGCTTCGACAAGAGTTGAAAAATTATATGATTGAACTCTTGAATGAGTCGCCCCTCATTAAACAATATTTAAAAAGAGATTACATTAATCTTCTGATTCAGCAGCATGTTGCCCGAACTCACAACCATAATCACATCCTCTGGGCCCTCATGAACTTAGCCTTATGGCATAAGATTTTTGTTTTAGGCCAAGGCGTGCCAAGGGGTTCAGTGTAA
- a CDS encoding SGNH/GDSL hydrolase family protein, giving the protein MKKYLWTIFLGSFFWVSVSVGADVAPSNQWSVWSGSDGSDTEIYYARKTGDVWSKPERLNQDNAVSDVSPAMALDKEGRAFVVWVRKNEDRREVYISKWDGEKWSPEEEIGGSSNLKFSEPSVAIDEEGQIWVVACGVKEGQDEIYWTSKTSLGWSSWSRLNAENNVPDLDPTILAFNHKVWVVWNGFYQEGYELFFRVWDQGSWGSQAQLFPLEKTAGSFPSLMLKDGKPNLLFYRDGKVFSSQKEGDGWTKPFSIPLSLESIFLDVWKNQGVVHTQSVWYQNERERGSQIILLDSAISAPSRGQALAWLKKFLKVNGSEAWAATNANVYSAFGDSITSGFPEDGSGGYPSRLQGKLTSKFGASTVVNRGVGGERTVDGLSRINSVLSADNPEFILIMEGTNDAGDERSPESITFNLGEMVNRAIAFGTRPVVSTITPRLDNHNGNVENTNSLIRGLAGSKGATLVDNYAAISSKSNFESLYTDHVHFNGSGYEILAQTWFSGIEGIKGGGGGGGCGTVQPKFPDKWNLNLEPLLFLTFVFLMFKGMRRWAKV; this is encoded by the coding sequence ATGAAAAAATATCTTTGGACAATTTTTTTGGGGAGCTTCTTTTGGGTTTCAGTTTCCGTGGGAGCCGATGTGGCTCCCTCCAATCAGTGGTCGGTTTGGTCAGGTTCTGACGGAAGCGACACGGAAATTTATTATGCTCGTAAAACAGGAGACGTCTGGTCTAAACCAGAACGTTTGAATCAAGATAATGCAGTTTCAGATGTTTCTCCTGCGATGGCTTTAGATAAAGAAGGAAGGGCCTTTGTCGTTTGGGTCAGGAAAAATGAAGATCGTCGTGAAGTTTATATTTCGAAATGGGATGGTGAAAAATGGTCGCCTGAAGAAGAAATCGGAGGATCTTCAAATCTTAAATTTTCAGAACCTTCTGTTGCAATCGATGAGGAAGGCCAAATTTGGGTGGTGGCCTGTGGAGTCAAAGAGGGGCAAGATGAAATTTATTGGACTTCTAAAACATCTTTAGGGTGGTCTTCTTGGAGTCGTTTAAATGCAGAAAATAATGTGCCGGATCTTGATCCCACGATTTTGGCTTTTAATCATAAAGTATGGGTGGTCTGGAATGGTTTTTATCAAGAGGGATACGAGCTTTTTTTTAGAGTTTGGGATCAAGGAAGCTGGGGTTCTCAAGCCCAGCTTTTCCCATTGGAAAAAACCGCGGGGTCATTTCCCTCTCTCATGTTAAAAGATGGGAAACCGAATCTTCTCTTTTATCGGGACGGCAAGGTATTTTCAAGTCAGAAGGAAGGGGATGGCTGGACGAAACCTTTTTCAATTCCTCTTTCTCTTGAATCCATCTTTTTAGATGTCTGGAAAAATCAAGGGGTTGTCCATACTCAATCCGTCTGGTATCAAAATGAGCGTGAACGGGGTTCACAAATCATTCTTTTGGATTCAGCGATCAGTGCTCCGTCTCGAGGACAAGCCCTTGCCTGGCTTAAAAAATTTTTAAAAGTAAATGGCAGTGAAGCTTGGGCCGCAACCAATGCCAATGTTTACTCGGCTTTTGGAGACAGCATTACCTCAGGGTTTCCAGAAGACGGTTCCGGAGGTTACCCTTCTCGTTTACAAGGAAAACTTACATCAAAATTTGGTGCTTCCACTGTTGTTAATCGGGGTGTGGGTGGAGAAAGAACTGTTGATGGTCTTTCGAGGATTAATTCAGTTTTGAGTGCAGATAATCCTGAATTTATTTTAATTATGGAAGGGACCAATGACGCGGGAGATGAAAGATCGCCTGAATCAATCACTTTTAACTTAGGGGAGATGGTCAATCGGGCCATTGCCTTTGGAACGCGTCCCGTCGTTTCGACCATTACACCACGATTAGATAATCACAATGGAAATGTAGAAAATACGAATAGTCTCATTCGTGGTTTAGCAGGGTCAAAAGGAGCCACCCTGGTTGATAATTATGCGGCCATTAGTTCAAAGTCCAATTTTGAAAGTTTATATACGGACCATGTTCATTTCAATGGTTCAGGTTATGAAATTCTTGCTCAAACCTGGTTTAGTGGAATCGAAGGCATTAAAGGAGGGGGAGGGGGTGGTGGATGTGGAACGGTTCAACCTAAATTTCCTGATAAATGGAATTTGAATTTGGAACCCCTTCTTTTTCTCACTTTCGTTTTTCTGATGTTTAAAGGAATGAGAAGATGGGCTAAGGTTTAG
- a CDS encoding polysaccharide deacetylase family protein, producing MKRKRIFLAIGTIIFLLFSLIGFFYIERNRVLEVPILMYHKIGREVNDKWWVDPEDFEAQIRFLSEKGYKSILPSDLSAHEKWGKPLPSKPVIITLDDGYLNALTEAEPILKKYHFKAIVYLITEYVAKDREERKKFEGVDCLTWCEVREMYKRGTISFGAHSKSHQSFKRIKDPYFEVRGCYKDIRKFGGFRTHSFCYPFGEYNLQSIEALKRSGFTTGITCDQGVLLTGAKMKLYQLPRVHVIGGLHHFVVSREFEKEGDREFIFRVSNEGVMLGVAPRLCYSDEGKEEGWLPLVDLGNQPLEWRWALKEGQNKKQFSSLEIWDKARVLCLSTFSLKTDLQKQDT from the coding sequence ATGAAACGAAAAAGAATATTTTTAGCAATAGGCACAATTATTTTTCTCCTTTTTTCTCTCATTGGATTTTTTTATATTGAGAGAAATCGAGTTCTTGAAGTTCCAATTTTGATGTATCACAAAATCGGTCGAGAGGTGAACGACAAATGGTGGGTTGACCCGGAAGATTTTGAAGCCCAGATCCGATTTCTCTCGGAAAAGGGTTATAAGAGCATTCTTCCTTCAGATTTATCAGCTCATGAGAAATGGGGGAAGCCCCTCCCGTCGAAGCCCGTGATCATTACCCTTGATGACGGATATTTAAACGCCTTAACTGAAGCAGAACCCATTCTTAAAAAATATCATTTCAAGGCGATCGTCTATTTAATTACAGAATACGTGGCTAAAGATAGAGAAGAGCGTAAAAAATTTGAGGGGGTTGATTGTCTTACCTGGTGTGAAGTGCGAGAGATGTACAAAAGGGGGACGATATCCTTTGGCGCTCACAGCAAGAGCCATCAAAGTTTCAAAAGAATCAAGGATCCCTATTTTGAAGTTAGGGGATGCTACAAGGATATTCGAAAATTTGGGGGATTTCGTACCCATTCCTTTTGTTATCCCTTTGGGGAATATAATCTACAATCGATAGAGGCCCTGAAACGATCAGGGTTTACGACGGGGATCACCTGTGATCAAGGGGTTCTTTTGACGGGGGCTAAAATGAAGTTGTATCAGCTGCCGAGGGTTCATGTCATTGGAGGACTCCATCATTTTGTTGTTTCAAGGGAGTTTGAAAAAGAAGGAGATCGCGAGTTTATATTTCGTGTAAGCAATGAAGGCGTTATGTTAGGAGTCGCTCCTCGCCTTTGCTATTCTGACGAGGGGAAGGAAGAAGGATGGCTTCCCTTGGTTGATTTAGGAAATCAACCTCTAGAATGGCGATGGGCGCTTAAAGAGGGTCAAAATAAAAAGCAATTCTCTTCCCTCGAGATTTGGGATAAAGCCAGAGTCCTTTGTTTATCTACATTTTCTTTAAAAACGGATCTTCAGAAACAGGACACTTAG